The region CGGAAGTCAGCTAAATGAGCGAATAAGGAGCATTAATGCACCTGAAAGTCCAGAACCCTGCCTTTTACACAAAAAAAGAGGTGTCCCCCAGCCAAATGGCTTAGGGACACCTCTTCTTGTATCAATTGAGTCTATAGCAGGTTACACGATACCCTGCGCCAGCATGGTATCGGCAACCTTCAGGAACCCGGCGATGTTGGCGCCGGCAACCAGGTTACCGGCGACGCCATAATCCTCAGCCGCCTGAACGGTGCTGCTGTAGATATTTTTCATAATGACTTGCAGCTTCTCGTCTACCTCTTCAAAGGTCCAGGACAGACGCATGCTGTTCTGGCTCATCTCAAGGCCCGAGACTGCTACGCCGCCTGCATTAGCAGCCTTGGCTGGAGCAAACAGCACCTGGTTCTCCAGGAACAGCTCCACCGCCTCGAGGGTGGTCGGCATATTGGCGCCTTCGCCAATGGCCTGAACCCCGTTCAGAATCAGCGTCCGGGCAGATTCCAAATCCAGCTCGTTCTGTGTGGCACACGGCAGGGCGATGTCGCAAGACAGGCTCCAGATTCCGCTACAGCCCTCAACATACTCGGCATGCGGGTGTTCCTTCACATATTCGCTGATGCGCAGGCGTTCTGTTTCCTTCAGTCTTTTGACGGTAGCCAGATTGATGCCCTGAGGATCATGAATGTAACCGTTCGAGTCACTGCAGGCAATGACGTGGGCGCCAAGCTGCTGAGCCTTCTCGATCGCATAGATGGAGACATTCCCGGAACCGGAGATGACCACCTTGCTGTCCTTGAAGCTTGCTCCGCGCGATGACAGCATCTCCTGCACGAAGTATACACAGCCATAGCCGGTAGCTTCCTTGCGCGCCAGACTGCCGCCGTAGAGCAGCCCTTTTCCGGTAAGAACCCCGGCAGCATGCCCGCCGTGAATCCGTTTGTATTGGCCGAACATATAACCGATCTCGCGCGCGCCTACACCGATATCTCCTGCAGGAACATCTGTATCCTGCCCAATGTGGCGGTACAATTCCGTCATGAAGCTCTGGGTGAAGCGCATAACCTCTTGATCCGATTTATCCTTGGGATCGAAGTCGCTGCCGCCCTTGCCGCCGCCCATGGGCAGGCCGGTCAGCGAGTTTTTGAAGATCTGCTCGAAGCCCAGGAACTTGATAATCCCGAGGTAGACAGAAGGATGGAAGCGCAGGCCTCCTTTGTAGGGACCGATGGCACTGTTGAATTGAATGCGGAAGCCGCGGTTAACCTGCGTATTACCGGCATCGTCCACCCAAGGGACACGGAAGGAGATGCTGCGCTCAGGCTCAACCAGCCGCTCGAGAATCCCGTGCTTCATATACTGCGGGTGGCGGCTCAGAACGGGGGTGATGCTCTCCAGGAATTCCTGGACAGCCTGGTGAAATTCCGGCTCATGCGGATCGCGCTTCTGGACCTCTGCATAGATCCGCTGCACGTACTGCACAGCCTCATTTGATACTTCTGACGTTAGTGTAGGAACGATGGACACTTTGGCAAGCACTCCCTGTCTGATTGTAATTCGGGCTATCCCGTATTAATTAGAATTTAAAAGAATTCTATAAAACCTGACATCAATTTGCCAATCAATTATTTTTGGCAGAGTCATTAAGAAATTCTATGAACCTTACATACTATGCAAGCTAAATGCGGCAGAATGTTAATAAACCTCTGGTCAATTCAGGATTGCAGTTCCCTTTAAATAGGGTATATATAAATATTGGAAACAGCATAAAGCATTGAGAGAGAGGCGGAAGCATATGCACTTATTATCTGTAGCAGAATTAGTAGATGTGGAGAATCATGCCTGGGAAGAGATCAGGGAGCTGCTGAGCCAAGGGCCGCGAACCTACCGGCTGGAGGCCGCAGAGCCGGAGGCAGCCGCGCTGACGCTCGTCCGTCTGCAGGTAAGTACGAGGTCTTATCTGGGAGCCATTGCCTATGAAGCCGGAGGTATTATCTTCGAGCATGGCTGGATTACCTTGCTTGGCGCTGGAGCAGAAGGGGTCTGCGGCAGTCTTGCTTCCTGGAACGGTCTGGGTGATGCAGAGGATACAGTCCCGCTGCCGGGTGTGCTGATTGTAGCATATGATGCGGCCGGAGGCTTCTTCGGCCTGGATACCGGGCGGTTCGGACAGAGCGGGCATATCTATTATTATGCCCCCGATGCGCTAGAATGGGAGACGACGGAATTAACCTATTCGGGCTTCATCGGCTGGCTGGCGGAAGGTGACCTGGATCTGTTCTATGAAACGTTCCGCTGGGAAGGATGGGAAGAGGAGACACAGAAGCTTGCGCCGGATCAGGTCTTCGGGTATTACCCGCCGCTCTGGACGGATAAGGGCAGCGGCTCGGCCAGCAGCAAAGCACCGGTCTCTATTCTAGAGGCATGGCGGGCAGCAAGAAGTGCAGGTGCTGAATGAAGCGGCGTAAGGCTGAACGCGGGCAGCTTAGAGTCTTACGGGTAGCGGAAGAACCGCTGGAGGTGGTCCCCTTTGTCAGTGCAGCGCCCGGCAGCCAGGGAATAATATATAGTGGGCTTCCGATATATCCGGGAGAAATGCAAGGACTGCCGGAAGAGTTGAAGGTGCTGATCGTCGCATCCGATCTTCAGGGAGTTGCCTTGTCTGACGATGGAGATTACGGCGATCTATTGGTGGGTGAGAAGCTTGCTGCCACACTGGAAGGTTTGCTTCTCCGCCATATGCCGGATGTCCGCCCGGATCAGGTGCTGGTCTGTTTATGCGGCGATCTATATGGAGACACTGCAGTAAGAGGTTCTAGCGGTGATCCGCTGCCGGTATGGCGGTCCTTCCGCCGCAGATTCGGTACGGTATTCGGCGTGAACGGCAACCACGATCTTCTGACTTCGGAAGGCGAAGCTGAGCTTGCCTCCACACCGGGAATACATCTGTTCACCGAACCGGCGGTCCTGCGCCATGAGAATATGCTTATCGCTGGACTTGGAGGCGTCACGGGAAGAGCAGGCCGGCCGAACCGCACGCCGGAGAAGGAGTATCTGGAGAGACTAGAGGGGCTGCTGCAACGCGGACCCGATCTGCTGCTGCTGCACCAGAGCCCTGACCTTCCTGGAGCAGGGCTACCGGGACATGCAGGCATCCGCGAGCGGCTGGAAGCCGGGCCGGAGGTACTGGTCTGCAGCGGGCATGTTCACTGGGACCAGCCGCTGGCGGAGCTGGACAACGGTGTCCAGCTTCTGAATACAGACGGAAGGGTGCTGGTATTCACAGCCGCAGGCCTGTGCTAAACGTGCGCTTGTCCGTAAACTTTACAAACAGCATCGGAATAGGTATAATTTAAGTATATTTCAGGGTTTGAAACAACAGAGAGGGGCCTAACGCCATTAGGCTCCTTTTGTATTTCCACCCATGTTAACAGGAGGGCGAAAGTCATTCACAAGGAAAAGATTATGGTATGTGTTCATTATGGGCCGCATGGGGAGCGTCTAATCCGGCGTGGTGTCGAGCTATCTGAGATGCTTGGGGCACCGCTCTATGTGCTTAATGTGGATAGTTCGGACAGCGATGAATATAATCATAGCAAAGAAATGTATATGGCTGTCTGGAAGCGTCTGGCGGAAGAAGCCGGGGCAGAATTTATGGTCCGCAAACGCCGGGGCCGCAAGACAACGGATGTTATTGTTGAAGCTGCAGAAGAGAAAGAGGTCACTCAGATCATTATTGGCCAATCCGCCCAGACCTTGTGGCAGGAGCTGACCAAACGCAACTTTGTCAATGAGCTGATCAGCAAGATGAATATGATGGATCTGCATGTCGTTGCAGTTCAGCGTATGCGCGCCGGTCTCGAAGAGACCCATGAAGAAGGCGTAATCTCTTATCTGGTGAAGAATGAGGGAGTATACCAGCTCAGCGATGAGCCGGAAGGCGACGATTACATCAAAGGCAAATTTTTTCATGAATTGCACACAGAATTTGAGAATGGCTTGTTCAAAATTGAGCAAGATGGTAAAGCGAGATATTTGCATATCTGTGAAGGAACGCTGACCGAGCCATTATAACCGGCTCTTGTTTTCAGGAAGTAAGTACCAGCGTTCACAACCCAAATTGTAGAATGAAAAAGGAGGCTTGCCTTTGCTGCATATAACCGTTCTTGTTCCGTTTCTCCTGGCCCTGATGATAGCGCTTCTGCGCGGGAGGATGCGAAAGCTCCATAGAGGATGGCTTGTATTAGCCGCACCGCTGGCGTTATTCATATATTTCTTGACCCGGATTCCAGTCATCAAGGGAGGGGAGCTCGGATACGAGACCCTGTCCTGGATTCCTTCCCTTGGGATTGATCTGGTCTTCCATCTCGATGGATTAAGCTTGCTGTTCGCCTTGTTAATTACGGGCATGGGTACTCTGGTCTTTATCTATTCCATATTTTATCTCGATAAACGCAAGGAAGAGCTGACGCCGTTCTATGTATATCTGCTGTTATTCATGGGGGCGATGCTTGGAGTTGTGCTGTCCGATAATCTTATGGTGTTATACGGATTCTGGGAGCTAACGAGTGTCTCGTCGTTCCTTCTGATCGCCTACTGGCACCGGAGACAGAAATCACGCTATGGCGCACAAAAGTCCATGCTGATTACCGTCTTCGGCGGTCTGGCGATGTTCGCAGGCTTCCTGATGCTGTATGTGATGACGGGTACGTTCAGTATCCGCGAGATCTGGAGCCAGGTGGGCGATATCAGCGGAGAGACGCTGTTCATTCCTGCGATGCTGCTTATTCTGCTGGGTGCCTTCACCAAATCGGCCCAGTTCCCCTTCCATATCTGGCTGCCTGATGCGATGGAAGCGCCGACTCCGGTCAGTGCGTATCTGCACTCGGCAACCATGGTCAAAGCCGGTTTATATCTGGTAGCACGTTTCAGCCCGGTGTTCGCGGGGCAACATGAGTGGTTTTGGATTGTGTCGGGTGTCGGCCTGATCACCTTGATCTATGGATCGATCCAGGCGATGAAGCAGACGGACCTGAAGGCTCTGTTAGCCTATTCTACAATCAGTCAGCTTGGACTGATTATGGGATTACTCGGTATGGGTTCAGCCGCGTCCTTCTACACAGGGGAAGAGGCTGTATTCTATACCGCCGCAACAACGGCAGCCCTATTTCATTTAATTAATCATGCCATATTCAAAGGTTCGCTCTTCATGGTGGTCGGAATTGTCGACCATGAGACGAATACCCGTGATCTGCGCAAGCTCGGCGGTCTGGTGTCTCTGATGCCGGTCACCTTCACGCTGGCGTTGATCGGCAGCTTCTCGATGGCGGGTCTTCCGCCGTTTGCCGGATTCCTGAGCAAGGAAATGTTCTTCACGGCTGTGCTGAATATCAGACAGCTGGATATCTTCAGCCCGGGGGCCTTCTTCACCCTCTTCCCGGTGCTGGCGTGGATTGCAAGCATATTTACCTTTGCATACAGCATGATTATGGTCTTCCAAACCTTCTTCGGCAAATATCAGCCGGAGAAGCTGGACAAAAAGCCGCATGAAGCGCCCTTCGGCCTTCTGCTTCCGCCAGTGATTCTGGCATTACTGGCCGTAGTCACCGGCTTCTTCCCCAATATACTGTCGAAGTCACTGATCGTGC is a window of Paenibacillus sp. FSL H3-0469 DNA encoding:
- the gdhA gene encoding NADP-specific glutamate dehydrogenase, with product MVPTLTSEVSNEAVQYVQRIYAEVQKRDPHEPEFHQAVQEFLESITPVLSRHPQYMKHGILERLVEPERSISFRVPWVDDAGNTQVNRGFRIQFNSAIGPYKGGLRFHPSVYLGIIKFLGFEQIFKNSLTGLPMGGGKGGSDFDPKDKSDQEVMRFTQSFMTELYRHIGQDTDVPAGDIGVGAREIGYMFGQYKRIHGGHAAGVLTGKGLLYGGSLARKEATGYGCVYFVQEMLSSRGASFKDSKVVISGSGNVSIYAIEKAQQLGAHVIACSDSNGYIHDPQGINLATVKRLKETERLRISEYVKEHPHAEYVEGCSGIWSLSCDIALPCATQNELDLESARTLILNGVQAIGEGANMPTTLEAVELFLENQVLFAPAKAANAGGVAVSGLEMSQNSMRLSWTFEEVDEKLQVIMKNIYSSTVQAAEDYGVAGNLVAGANIAGFLKVADTMLAQGIV
- a CDS encoding DUF2625 family protein translates to MHLLSVAELVDVENHAWEEIRELLSQGPRTYRLEAAEPEAAALTLVRLQVSTRSYLGAIAYEAGGIIFEHGWITLLGAGAEGVCGSLASWNGLGDAEDTVPLPGVLIVAYDAAGGFFGLDTGRFGQSGHIYYYAPDALEWETTELTYSGFIGWLAEGDLDLFYETFRWEGWEEETQKLAPDQVFGYYPPLWTDKGSGSASSKAPVSILEAWRAARSAGAE
- a CDS encoding metallophosphoesterase, whose amino-acid sequence is MKRRKAERGQLRVLRVAEEPLEVVPFVSAAPGSQGIIYSGLPIYPGEMQGLPEELKVLIVASDLQGVALSDDGDYGDLLVGEKLAATLEGLLLRHMPDVRPDQVLVCLCGDLYGDTAVRGSSGDPLPVWRSFRRRFGTVFGVNGNHDLLTSEGEAELASTPGIHLFTEPAVLRHENMLIAGLGGVTGRAGRPNRTPEKEYLERLEGLLQRGPDLLLLHQSPDLPGAGLPGHAGIRERLEAGPEVLVCSGHVHWDQPLAELDNGVQLLNTDGRVLVFTAAGLC
- a CDS encoding universal stress protein — its product is MVCVHYGPHGERLIRRGVELSEMLGAPLYVLNVDSSDSDEYNHSKEMYMAVWKRLAEEAGAEFMVRKRRGRKTTDVIVEAAEEKEVTQIIIGQSAQTLWQELTKRNFVNELISKMNMMDLHVVAVQRMRAGLEETHEEGVISYLVKNEGVYQLSDEPEGDDYIKGKFFHELHTEFENGLFKIEQDGKARYLHICEGTLTEPL
- a CDS encoding Na+/H+ antiporter subunit A → MPLLHITVLVPFLLALMIALLRGRMRKLHRGWLVLAAPLALFIYFLTRIPVIKGGELGYETLSWIPSLGIDLVFHLDGLSLLFALLITGMGTLVFIYSIFYLDKRKEELTPFYVYLLLFMGAMLGVVLSDNLMVLYGFWELTSVSSFLLIAYWHRRQKSRYGAQKSMLITVFGGLAMFAGFLMLYVMTGTFSIREIWSQVGDISGETLFIPAMLLILLGAFTKSAQFPFHIWLPDAMEAPTPVSAYLHSATMVKAGLYLVARFSPVFAGQHEWFWIVSGVGLITLIYGSIQAMKQTDLKALLAYSTISQLGLIMGLLGMGSAASFYTGEEAVFYTAATTAALFHLINHAIFKGSLFMVVGIVDHETNTRDLRKLGGLVSLMPVTFTLALIGSFSMAGLPPFAGFLSKEMFFTAVLNIRQLDIFSPGAFFTLFPVLAWIASIFTFAYSMIMVFQTFFGKYQPEKLDKKPHEAPFGLLLPPVILALLAVVTGFFPNILSKSLIVPGMNAIHPQIAASSPFYVNIYFWHGFTAEVWMTLGVILLGIIVYRVYGRFSLVEKEWRTGLTLTHVYDGSIRLVESVSRAVTGLYMTGSMRHYLMYIFTLIIAVVGGTMLYSEGITFGQGQYAPVTFFEVVAVLVLLTGALAIPFAKSRVSAILMTGMVGYMVTLLFILFRAPDLALTQMIVEVVSVTLFLLCFRHLPKLKREKVKLRVKVPKLIIALGFGITMTLVALAALGSSPFESISTYYVENSYKLGGGKNIVNVLLVDFRGFDTMFEITVLGLASLAIYSMIKLQLEQDHTPVLTRSKPESFTRRYTRSNDVLLQSVAKVAFVIIITFSLYLFFAGHNQPGGGFIGALMAAAALVLIAIAFGTEFVEKVLPVDYRKLIAVGIMIAFLTGIGSFVFDVPFLTQAFGYFELPVMGKTELTTAMLFDLGVYLSVIGVTMNIIFTVGRDN